From a region of the Pseudanabaena sp. ABRG5-3 genome:
- a CDS encoding GxxExxY protein, with translation MREAISEGVNQVTKEIVDSAFRVHSTLGAGLLESVYEICLEHELKKRGLRVERQVAIPVIYDGVRLEAGFRLDLLVNNCVIVELKAVEYLLPVHTAQLMTYLKLTKHRLGLLINFNAPLIKDGIKRIAL, from the coding sequence ATGAGGGAGGCGATTTCGGAGGGGGTGAATCAGGTGACTAAGGAGATTGTAGATTCGGCTTTTCGGGTGCATTCTACGTTGGGGGCTGGGTTGTTGGAAAGTGTTTATGAAATTTGTTTGGAGCATGAGCTAAAGAAAAGGGGATTAAGGGTGGAGCGACAAGTCGCAATTCCTGTAATTTATGATGGCGTAAGGCTTGAAGCTGGATTTCGCCTAGATCTCTTAGTGAATAACTGCGTCATCGTCGAACTCAAAGCCGTAGAATATCTTTTGCCAGTACATACCGCCCAACTCATGACCTACCTCAAACTCACCAAACACCGCCTCGGACTCCTAATCAACTTCAACGCCCCCCTCATCAAAGACGGAATCAAACGCATCGCCCTCTAA
- a CDS encoding class I SAM-dependent methyltransferase, whose protein sequence is MSDPKVSEAVAKLYNTYPFPPEPLLDEPPPGYNWRWNWQAAYNFCTGQKPAKNDIRVLDAGCGSGVSTEYLVHLNPEAHVVGIDLSEGTLAVAKERCKRSGATRAEFHHLSLFDADQLEGEFDLINSVGVLHHTADPIRGIQALANKLAPGGLLHIFVYGELGRWEIRLMQEAIALLQGDKRGDYVDGVKIGREIFANLPETNALRRRETERWAAENQQDACFADMYVHPQELNYNVNTLFELIDASGLEFLGFSNPQVWDLNRLIGKAPDLIERSQHLTERQRYRLIEVLDPQTISHYEFFLARPPLEKKNWQVDDELLRAIPEPSPCIYGWRDSAHFFDYNYQLVKISDAAWKFLLATDDNQNKAQTVSQILESVEANLEDVRSLQQQQIILLTPQ, encoded by the coding sequence ATGTCCGATCCCAAAGTCAGCGAAGCCGTTGCCAAACTCTATAACACCTACCCCTTCCCACCAGAACCTCTCCTAGATGAGCCACCCCCTGGATATAACTGGCGCTGGAACTGGCAAGCTGCCTATAACTTTTGTACTGGACAAAAACCTGCTAAAAATGATATTCGCGTTCTCGATGCGGGCTGTGGCTCAGGTGTAAGCACCGAATATCTCGTCCATCTCAATCCCGAAGCCCATGTTGTCGGTATCGATCTCAGTGAAGGAACTCTTGCTGTCGCCAAAGAACGTTGTAAAAGATCGGGTGCAACCAGAGCCGAATTCCATCATCTCAGTCTATTTGATGCCGATCAATTGGAAGGAGAATTTGATCTGATCAATTCCGTAGGTGTTCTCCACCATACCGCCGATCCGATCCGTGGCATACAAGCATTAGCGAATAAGCTTGCTCCTGGAGGATTGCTACATATCTTTGTATATGGCGAACTAGGGCGCTGGGAGATTCGCTTGATGCAAGAGGCGATCGCTTTATTGCAAGGTGATAAACGCGGCGATTATGTCGATGGCGTGAAAATCGGTAGAGAAATATTTGCAAACCTACCTGAAACTAATGCGCTCCGTCGTCGTGAAACTGAACGTTGGGCGGCGGAAAATCAACAGGATGCTTGCTTTGCCGATATGTATGTGCATCCCCAAGAGCTTAATTACAATGTGAATACTCTCTTTGAATTAATTGATGCTTCAGGTTTAGAATTTCTCGGTTTCTCCAATCCGCAAGTATGGGATTTAAATCGATTGATTGGTAAAGCCCCTGACTTAATTGAGCGATCGCAACATCTCACTGAGCGTCAACGCTATCGCCTCATTGAAGTTCTCGATCCGCAGACAATTTCCCATTATGAGTTCTTCTTAGCACGTCCACCGCTTGAGAAGAAAAATTGGCAAGTTGATGATGAACTACTCAGAGCTATTCCTGAACCAAGCCCCTGTATTTATGGCTGGCGCGATAGTGCTCATTTCTTTGATTACAACTATCAACTTGTGAAAATCAGTGATGCAGCATGGAAGTTTCTGTTAGCCACTGATGACAATCAAAATAAAGCTCAAACCGTCTCACAGATCCTAGAGTCTGTTGAGGCTAATTTAGAAGATGTGCGATCGCTCCAGCAGCAACAAATCATCTTATTAACACCTCAATAA
- a CDS encoding response regulator transcription factor codes for MKILLIEEDEILIANLTKHLTEHHYIVDVVKDSETAWSYGSTFEYDLFIFDITSPNLNGINLCHRFRVEGYMMPILLITENSSKVKVNGLDAGADDCVVKPFDMPELIARVRALLRRSNASSFPLLVWGDLLLNPSTCEVSYNSQPLTLTNKEYELLELLLRDSQHLLSADEILDRLWSSDDFPSEATVRSHIRRLRHKLVQAGAPSDFVATVHGRGYYLKAPDKSPDLESVKTSQIADLPDLSGVDFSLTPIVANSSLSFTIKQPQAAIKLMVVDDDIDYLRSLPELLAPWEFKVTTLDDPQEFWSVLEAVLPDILVLDVNIPPFDGIEICQVLRSYPQWQRLPILFLSAVSDRHTQNLAFSVGADDYLCKPISGIDLANRIRNRLQRISAYK; via the coding sequence ATGAAGATATTACTCATAGAAGAAGATGAAATCTTAATAGCTAATTTAACTAAACATCTCACCGAACATCACTACATCGTTGATGTAGTCAAAGATAGTGAAACAGCTTGGAGTTATGGCTCAACCTTTGAATATGACCTGTTTATCTTCGATATTACATCACCAAATTTAAATGGCATCAATCTCTGTCATCGCTTTCGAGTAGAAGGCTATATGATGCCCATTCTACTCATTACTGAAAATAGTAGTAAAGTCAAGGTGAATGGACTAGATGCAGGAGCAGATGATTGCGTAGTCAAACCCTTTGATATGCCAGAATTAATTGCAAGGGTTCGCGCTTTATTGAGAAGGAGCAATGCTAGTTCATTCCCTTTGTTAGTTTGGGGAGACCTACTACTCAATCCTAGTACCTGCGAAGTTTCCTATAATAGTCAGCCGCTAACATTAACTAATAAAGAATATGAATTATTAGAACTTTTGCTGCGCGATAGCCAACATTTACTCAGCGCTGACGAAATTCTCGATCGCCTTTGGTCTTCCGATGATTTTCCCTCCGAGGCAACCGTGCGATCACATATTCGCCGCTTGCGCCACAAACTAGTCCAAGCAGGCGCTCCCTCAGATTTTGTTGCCACCGTGCATGGGCGCGGCTATTACCTCAAAGCACCAGACAAGAGTCCAGATTTAGAATCAGTAAAAACATCTCAGATTGCTGATTTACCTGACTTATCTGGCGTAGATTTCTCTTTAACCCCAATCGTCGCTAACTCATCGCTTTCATTCACCATCAAGCAACCTCAAGCCGCAATTAAATTAATGGTTGTCGATGATGATATTGACTATTTGCGATCGCTACCAGAGCTACTTGCACCTTGGGAATTTAAAGTTACGACCCTAGATGATCCACAGGAGTTTTGGTCAGTTTTAGAAGCCGTATTACCAGATATCTTAGTGTTAGATGTGAATATCCCCCCCTTTGATGGAATAGAAATTTGTCAGGTTCTCCGTAGTTATCCTCAATGGCAACGTTTACCAATTTTGTTTTTAAGCGCTGTAAGTGATCGGCACACGCAAAACCTAGCCTTTAGCGTCGGTGCTGACGACTATTTGTGTAAGCCGATCTCAGGTATCGATCTGGCTAACCGCATTCGTAATCGACTACAAAGAATTAGTGCATATAAGTGA
- a CDS encoding ferritin-like domain-containing protein, giving the protein MTVAYPRKFRGQLSAEDILDNVVRQREIHMKTLNRYRFSEQRSCKDLTGLIEFLNGKPRDLIQDLSHHVADEARHAAWLTDLLYDLGEEIGTPDGTLYIDEFSRLSKYPISDPEDFVIDALAGINVAEKRGCEYFAAHIRSLKKVEQTPENVKIRETIEKILPEEAAHVRWGNRKLAEISKKSEAHHAKVDAAKRKYVAIEQAAFESEMDVLAGAEVRRLENLLKIADTLPLWERPQYLLDQLPETLFSAELQKTRIDLFQKAWAKDPSAFVEKFIPMFFNSNLKDAANKAKTY; this is encoded by the coding sequence ATGACTGTTGCATATCCTCGTAAATTTCGCGGTCAACTCAGCGCCGAAGATATCCTTGACAATGTTGTGCGTCAGCGTGAAATTCACATGAAGACGCTAAATCGCTATCGCTTTAGCGAACAACGTAGCTGCAAAGACTTGACTGGACTGATTGAATTCCTTAATGGCAAGCCTCGTGATTTGATTCAAGACCTTTCTCATCATGTAGCTGATGAAGCACGTCATGCTGCATGGTTGACTGATTTACTCTACGATCTAGGTGAGGAGATCGGTACACCCGATGGAACTCTGTATATTGATGAATTTTCGCGCTTGAGCAAATATCCAATTTCCGATCCTGAAGACTTCGTGATCGATGCCTTAGCTGGAATCAATGTTGCGGAAAAGCGTGGTTGTGAATATTTTGCCGCCCATATTCGCTCTCTGAAGAAGGTGGAACAGACTCCCGAAAATGTCAAAATCCGTGAAACCATTGAGAAAATCTTACCTGAAGAGGCAGCCCATGTACGTTGGGGCAATCGCAAGCTTGCTGAGATTAGCAAAAAGAGTGAGGCTCACCACGCGAAAGTCGATGCGGCTAAACGCAAATATGTAGCGATCGAGCAAGCTGCCTTTGAATCGGAAATGGATGTTCTCGCTGGTGCAGAAGTTCGTCGTCTTGAGAATTTGTTGAAAATCGCAGATACTCTCCCTCTATGGGAACGTCCTCAATATCTACTCGATCAACTACCTGAGACCTTATTCTCTGCTGAATTGCAAAAGACTAGAATCGATCTCTTTCAAAAAGCATGGGCAAAAGATCCTTCTGCTTTTGTTGAGAAGTTCATTCCTATGTTCTTTAATAGCAATCTGAAAGATGCTGCTAATAAGGCTAAAACCTATTAA
- the bioF gene encoding 8-amino-7-oxononanoate synthase: MKTEPISTPYDWLDRSLDSIHKANWYRSTQTITSKAGTIATIDGREMLMFASNNYLGLAGDRRLIEAAISATEIYGTGATGSRLVTGHLALHEELETAIADLKNTEAALVFSSGYLANLGTISAIVGQRDLILGDEYNHSCLKKGGVLSGATAIDYQHLNLADLAAKLQAHRAKYRRCLITTDSVFSMDGDLAPLREIMDLAAAYDCMVLVDEAHGTGVFGDRGGGLTNALGIQQNLIQVGTLSKALGSLGGYVAGSAKLIDYLRNRATTWIYTTGLSPADTGAAIAAINIVTTETIRRQQLWQNVETVKQGLQELGIQAISLDSPIMAIEVGDIPQTLKMAKHLRDNGIFAPAIRPPTVPTPRIRLTLMASHTLSQIQFLMQCLQAW; the protein is encoded by the coding sequence GTGAAGACTGAACCTATATCTACTCCCTATGACTGGCTTGATCGCTCCTTAGACTCCATTCACAAAGCTAATTGGTATCGCTCTACGCAGACTATCACCAGTAAGGCAGGAACGATCGCCACCATCGATGGGCGCGAAATGCTGATGTTTGCCAGCAATAACTATCTGGGACTAGCAGGCGATCGCCGTTTGATCGAGGCTGCCATTAGCGCGACGGAAATCTATGGCACTGGCGCAACGGGATCACGCTTGGTAACGGGGCATCTGGCACTACATGAAGAATTAGAAACAGCGATCGCCGATCTGAAAAATACAGAAGCAGCTTTAGTCTTTAGCTCTGGCTATTTAGCAAATTTGGGGACAATTTCGGCAATTGTAGGACAGAGGGATTTGATTTTAGGGGATGAATATAATCACTCCTGTTTAAAAAAAGGAGGGGTACTCAGTGGAGCAACAGCGATCGATTATCAACATCTAAATTTAGCTGACCTCGCTGCTAAATTGCAGGCGCATCGAGCTAAATATCGGCGTTGTCTGATTACTACCGATAGCGTATTCAGTATGGATGGAGACCTTGCACCATTACGAGAAATTATGGACTTAGCCGCCGCATATGACTGCATGGTCTTAGTGGATGAGGCACATGGCACGGGGGTATTTGGCGATCGCGGCGGTGGCTTGACAAATGCATTAGGAATTCAGCAGAACTTAATCCAAGTGGGAACACTCAGTAAAGCTTTAGGAAGTTTAGGTGGCTATGTCGCAGGCTCAGCAAAATTAATCGACTATCTCCGCAATCGAGCCACAACTTGGATCTATACAACGGGACTCTCGCCTGCGGATACGGGTGCGGCGATCGCGGCAATTAATATCGTCACAACAGAAACTATTCGCCGTCAGCAGCTTTGGCAAAATGTGGAAACTGTAAAACAGGGTTTACAAGAGTTGGGGATACAAGCGATCTCCTTAGATTCACCAATTATGGCGATCGAAGTTGGCGATATACCACAAACCCTGAAAATGGCTAAACACTTACGGGATAATGGAATCTTTGCCCCTGCCATCCGTCCGCCCACTGTTCCCACACCACGTATCCGCCTCACTTTGATGGCAAGCCATACTCTTAGCCAAATTCAGTTTTTGATGCAATGTTTACAAGCTTGGTAA
- a CDS encoding GGDEF domain-containing protein, translating to MFTSLVNLDIQTMIFMTSLDAMLQVSMLIFLCFLVNQYRGIKTYTFGKIFTISSYFITFSKVFPVSATLITAGLFLLMGSCITCIAIAQFTDQKIKFHYFLIFNLLFICIQSYFVIFQDIFLFKTITQSVFQIAIFALSIYYLRSHSHKSFVGSARFMVSIMAGLILSLIARIIILIQNPPENLYVPTEINSASLLIIFVFTFLMTAGFIMMVCQRLYHDLHQAANTDVLTHLLNRRAMMHKLQKEINHFYRSDRPFAIILIDVDFFKRVNDVYGHDGGDTVLIHLAQILQTKMRHIDSASRWGGEEFLILLPDTTLYKAQEIAERLRSYIEVNPTQSNIQITISLGIAVIRQHGNSLESLITAADHALYEAKRTGRNRVVVAQS from the coding sequence ATGTTTACAAGCTTGGTAAATCTTGACATTCAGACCATGATCTTCATGACTAGCCTTGATGCTATGTTGCAAGTATCAATGCTGATATTTTTGTGCTTTTTGGTAAATCAATATCGAGGTATTAAAACCTATACATTCGGCAAAATTTTTACAATATCGAGCTATTTCATCACTTTCAGCAAAGTGTTTCCAGTATCCGCCACATTAATTACTGCTGGGCTATTCCTCTTAATGGGTAGTTGTATTACATGTATCGCTATAGCTCAATTTACCGACCAAAAGATTAAGTTCCATTACTTTCTCATATTTAATCTTCTATTTATCTGCATTCAATCATATTTTGTAATTTTCCAAGATATTTTTCTATTCAAAACTATTACCCAATCGGTTTTTCAGATCGCAATCTTTGCCCTATCTATTTACTATTTGCGATCGCATTCCCATAAAAGTTTTGTTGGTTCAGCTAGATTTATGGTGAGCATTATGGCTGGTTTAATACTGTCATTAATAGCCAGAATTATCATCCTGATTCAGAATCCACCTGAAAATCTATATGTACCCACCGAGATCAATTCCGCCTCATTGCTGATCATTTTTGTCTTCACTTTTTTGATGACGGCTGGTTTTATTATGATGGTATGCCAGAGGCTCTATCACGATTTACATCAGGCAGCTAATACTGATGTACTAACGCATCTGCTCAATCGCAGAGCAATGATGCACAAACTTCAGAAAGAAATCAATCATTTCTATCGCAGCGATCGCCCATTTGCAATTATCTTGATCGATGTTGATTTTTTTAAGCGCGTTAATGATGTTTATGGACATGATGGTGGTGACACAGTTCTCATACACCTTGCCCAGATTCTACAAACGAAAATGCGGCACATTGATTCGGCTAGTCGTTGGGGAGGGGAAGAGTTTTTGATTTTATTGCCTGATACAACGCTCTATAAAGCACAGGAAATTGCCGAGCGATTACGCTCCTACATAGAAGTCAACCCCACCCAATCTAATATTCAAATCACTATTAGTTTAGGGATAGCTGTAATTCGTCAGCATGGGAATTCTTTAGAAAGCTTAATTACTGCTGCGGATCATGCTCTATATGAAGCCAAAAGAACTGGGCGTAATCGTGTAGTTGTTGCCCAATCATAA